TTAAAAGTCAGGATTTGAGAACTGGGGACTTTGAGCTGAATTAAGAGACATTGTCGACCGCAATTATGGTAGGACAACCAATAACTATTAACTGACTGCCTGCCGCCAGCCTTCTTTCACATCCAATTCTTCATCTTGAAGTACAGCAACATCAAAACTACCAATGTTGCCATCACACCCATCACACCCCAAAAAGCATATGGGTTATCCTGTATTGGCAGCATAACGTTCATGCCGTAGAGCCCGGTAATAAACGAAAGTGGAAGAACAATAGAGGAGATAAGTGTGAGAATTTTCATGATCTGATTGGTGCGGTTGGCTTGAAGAGAATCGAAGGTTTTTGACAGCCCCTCAATAAGTTCGGCGTAATCCTCGGTCATATCCCACAACTTTTGATAATAGTCGAGAATGTTGCCCCAATAGTCTTCCATATTCTCGGCATAGCCTTCGACGGCGCCACTTTCAAACTTATGAAATAAAGGCACCTGTGGCTTAAAGATGGTGTTGAGCAGGATGATATTTTTGCGCGTCACGGAGATGCGCTCGATGGTCTTCTGAGAATTTTTATTAAATAAATCACGGTTGAGAAACTCCACATCGCTTCCGATTTTGCGTATCATCGAAAGCGTTTCGGTCATCAGCCGTTCCAGGATGTGATACAGCAAGGCGTCGCTGGTGCCTATCTGAAATTCCTCTTTGCGCTGGTATTGATCCATAGCTTCGTCAAACAGGTCTTTGACCACCCAATGCGTATTGCCAATGGTAATCACATAATCCTCGCCCCAGAAAATCTTTACCTCTTTGGTTTTCAGAAACCGGTTGATGCGGTCGAACTTCGGGAAATGGAGGATGATAAAATAATAATCATCGTAAATGTCAATTTTTGGTCGTTGGTTGAGTTTGCTGCGGCAGTCGTCGATATCGAGGGGGTGGAAATAGAAATTGTCTTTCAAATATTGCAGGTCTTCCTCTTTAGGGTCGATAATGTGGTACCATTTGATGGTTCCGATTTTAATAGTCTCTATCATTGAGTCCCCCTGTTTTAGGATATCGTTATGTGTTGATGGCTACATTCTGTGAATTTTTTGAGCGGTGAAATTAATAAATTCCACTAAAAAACAATTACACACAATAACATATTCACAGGGATGGCAACCCTGTCGATTTCAAATTCTCAACAAATCTGCTAAACCTACTTTTTGCTTACTTTTACACCCAAAACACAACTGTTATGAAAACAAAGGAAAAACACATCAACATGCTTCGCGAGCAAATCGAGAAGCTCGACCAGAAGCCCTTCGACCTGGAATCCTGGAAAAAGTACACCATCGTGTTGCTGAGCTCTATCTTTGGTGACGAGAGTCAGAAAATAAAGCAGGTTGAAAAGATAGAATACGAATACACCAGCTGGTCGCTGCGCGATACCACCGGGCACTCGTCCTATCTGGAATCGTGCAAAAAACTGGGTCGCGAAATCCTTCAGGTGGCCATTATGGAGCTCGAAGATTTTGGCGATGAGTTGCAGCATCGCACGCGGCAGGGACAAATCGACGTGAATCTCATCATCGATGCGCTTAACGATGAGCTTACAGGCACGCAATACAAAGCGTTGATGAAACTCCTAAAATCAGAACAGCTGCCTGAAGAAAAATCCAGGCAGCTGCACGATGTTTTTAAAACTCTTGGGCCGGAAACTATTGCCGCCATCCTTCAGGGCATTTTGCTCCATCAGGATTTTGCAGAGGCACTGCCCGACTAAAGGCATTATTCCATCTCGTCGATAACACTAAACTCGTGGCAGGTGCACAGCAAGTTGCGGTCGCCCCATGCTTCGTCGATTTTGGTTACCGGAGGCCAGTATTTATCAGCTT
This portion of the Bacteroidales bacterium genome encodes:
- a CDS encoding magnesium transporter CorA family protein, producing MIETIKIGTIKWYHIIDPKEEDLQYLKDNFYFHPLDIDDCRSKLNQRPKIDIYDDYYFIILHFPKFDRINRFLKTKEVKIFWGEDYVITIGNTHWVVKDLFDEAMDQYQRKEEFQIGTSDALLYHILERLMTETLSMIRKIGSDVEFLNRDLFNKNSQKTIERISVTRKNIILLNTIFKPQVPLFHKFESGAVEGYAENMEDYWGNILDYYQKLWDMTEDYAELIEGLSKTFDSLQANRTNQIMKILTLISSIVLPLSFITGLYGMNVMLPIQDNPYAFWGVMGVMATLVVLMLLYFKMKNWM